Proteins from a single region of Dictyostelium discoideum AX4 chromosome 5 chromosome, whole genome shotgun sequence:
- the auh gene encoding enoyl-CoA hydratase/isomerase domain-containing protein, with protein MIKHLIKNVSNSVKYNNVTSNNILFSTSSSLKFGRKFTTETQQECILERLEGENKGISVISFNRGHVKNALGKNLMNQFRSHLNELRFCPDTRVVIVRSLVDGVFCSGADLKERALMSQVEASQFVHSLRSSFTELETLQMPTIAAIEGVAVGGGTEMVLACDFRVASKSSKMGLPETGLAIIPGAGGTQRLPRLIGIPRAKELIFTGAILDSKRALEIGLVQYETEKGEAFDKAIEIAKQIIPKGPIAIRMAKQAIDRGMNVDQASGMIIEQASYAQVIPTKDRIEGLTAFKEKRKPIYKGE; from the exons atgattaagcatttaattaaaaacgTTTCAAATTCagttaaatataataatgtaaCAAGTAacaatatattattttcaacatcatcatcattaaaatttggaCGTAAATTTACAACAGAAACACAACAAGAATGTATTTTAGAAAGATTGGAGGGTGAAAATAAAGGTATTAGTGtcatttcatttaatagAGGACATGTAAAGAATGCACTTggtaaaaatttaatgaatcaatttaGATCACATTTAAATGAACTTAGATTTTGTCCAGATACAAGAGTAGTTATTGTTCGTAGTTTAGTTGATGGTGTATTTTGTTCAGGTGCTGATCTTAAAGAAAGAGCTTTAATGTCACAAGTTGAAGCTTCACAATTTGTTCACTCATTAAGATCATCTTTTACAGAATTAGag aCATTACAAATGCCAACAATTGCAGCAATTGAAGGTGTTGcagttggtggtggtacaGAAATGGTATTAGCATGTGACTTTAGAGTTGCAAGTAAATCATCAAAGATGGGATTACCAGAAACTGGATTAGCAATTATTCCAGGTGCAGGTGGTACACAAAGATTACCAAGATTAATTGGTATTCCAAGAgcaaaagaattaatttttacagGTGCAATTTTAGATAGTAAACGTGCATTAGAGATTGGTTTAGTTCAATATGAAACTGAAAAAGGTGAAGCTTTCGATAAAGCAATTGAAATTGCAAAACAAATCATTCCAAAAGGTCCAATTGCAATTCGTATGGCAAAACAAGCTATTGATCGTGGTATGAATGTTGATCAAGCCTCTGGTATGATCATTGAACAAGCTTCTTATGCTCAAGTAATTCCAACAAAAGATAGAATTGAAGGTTTGACTGCTTTTAAAGAAAAGAGAAAACCAATTTATAAAggtgaataa
- the swp1 gene encoding dolichyl-diphosphooligosaccharide-protein glycotransferase: MKLIILIVLSILISIVISGSVQSKITTTRGISNVYSKNDINNIKQFISSKYNGNTKLYGESLKDTFYGVGVLTRIGETNIEATKDICKQTKEQLKQNKFTDIELVFNGVTILSELKCLQGESSSSLGNEQQLQDLLKNKLENGSLLEKTQAINIYFTLSSAKAIDSKTVSIIDPLLIQAVNSMVSLMDEDGTFKSVSTDDEGNLQNTAAAYFALARLSHRLKSNEVDKLVAKVVNKVDTVLASADETTDSLYFNDLSTTSSLLHGLLSLASVNDKVADVISNKQINQISEYLLRQKNVESLSDAYHLIVALKRCQKNSISQPISLALVKSIYSPSGLNDIRVRVTDIFDQPIEASIVINKVVSSKNPRSTPILSGKEMKFQSSDNSFVADLSNENLKLGSYNFEFKVQPVDTDSYKSITNIQIITITGAVTVNDMKLSYAPKSDQLGSPKTTNEVQFGQKLPLIEIPSNNIARIFFRIASEAQPYQAQQVGIRFYSPAREAVVPATYSADAYSYTFTNKDACKILGCQSGNYQLDLIIGDQSITPLQWNFGEINLKFNQSTIPTNRYPEQLPISHNFRVAEKRPPQSISSLFTLLVLSPIAIFVIGLLFVGTNLGRFPTGMGFIYTIGFLGCISATGLLIVNYWLHSTMDVTLKNLALLMIPLVFFGHKSMSYYSNLSSSNIKKD, encoded by the exons atga aattaattatattaattgtattaagcattttaatatcaattgtAATTTCAGGATCAGTACAAAGTAAAATTACTACAACACGTGGTATTAGTAATGTATACAgtaaaaatgatataaataatataaaacaatTCATTTCAAGTAAATACAATGGTAATACCAAATTATATGGTGAATCATTAAAGGATACATTTTATGGAGTTGGAGTTTTAACACGTATTGGTGAAACAAATATTGAAGCAACAAAAGACATTTGTAAACAAACCAaagaacaattaaaacaaaataaatttacagATATTGAATTAGTTTTCAATGGAGTTACTATCCTTTCAGAATTAAAATGTTTACAAGgtgaatcatcatcatcattgggaaatgaacaacaattacaagatttattaaaaaataaattagagaATGGTTCATTATTGGAAAAGACACAAgctattaatatttatttcacACTTTCAAGTGCAAAAGCAATCGATTCAAAAACCGTTTCAATAATTGATCCATTATTGATACAAGCTGTTAATTCAATGGTTTCACTCATGGACGAAGATGGTACTTTCAAGTCTGTCAGTACCGATGATGAAGGTAACCTTCAAAATACAGCCGCTGCATACTTTGCATTGGCTCGTTTATCTCATCGTTTAAAGAGTAATGAAGTCGATAAGTTGGTAGCAAAAGTTGTAAACAAAGTTGACACTGTTTTAGCATCCGCCGACGAAACCACCGACAGTCTATACTTTAACGACCTTTCAACCACTTCCTCACTCTTACATGGTTTACTCTCATTGGCAAGCGTTAACGATAAGGTGGCCGATGTCATTAGTAACAAGCAAATCAATCAAATCTCTGAATACCTTTTAAGACAAAAGAATGTTGAATCCCTCTCTGATGCTTACCATTTAATCGTTGCACTCAAGAGATGTCAAAAGAATTCAATCTCTCAACCAATCTCTTTGGCTTTAGTTAAATCAATTTACTCACCATCCGGTTTGAATGATATTCGTGTTCGTGTCACCGATATTTTCGATCAACCAATCGAAGCATCAATTGTGATCAACAAGGTTGTCTCATCAAAGAATCCACGTTCAACACCAATACTCTCTGGTAAGGAAATGAAATTCCAATCCTCTGATAACAGCTTTGTCGCCGATCTCTCCAATGAGAACCTTAAATTGGGTTCATACAATTTCGAATTCAAAGTTCAACCAGTCGATACCGATAGTTACAAATCTATCACCAACATTCAAATCATTACAATCACTGGTGCCGTTACCGTCAACGATATGAAATTATCATATGCACCAAAATCCGATCAATTAGGTTCTCCAAAGACTACCAATGAAGTTCAATTTGGTCAaaaattaccattaattgaaatcCCATCAAATAATATCGCTCGTATCTTCTTTAGAATCGCATCTGAAGCTCAACCATATCAAGCTCAACAAGTTGGTATTCGTTTCTATTCACCAGCTAGAGAAGCCGTAGTTCCAGCAACTTACTCTGCTGATGCCTACTCTTACACCTTCACCAATAAAGATGCTTGCAAGATTTTAGGTTGTCAATCTGgaaattatcaattggatTTAATCATTGGTGATCAATCAATCACTCCATTACAATGGAATTTCggtgaaattaatttgaaattcaatcaatcaaCCATTCCAACCAATCGTTATCCAGAACAACTCCCAATCTCTCACAACTTTAGAGTAGCTGAAAAGAGACCACCACAATCTATCTCAAGTTTATTCACTCTCTTGGTCTTATCACCAATCGCCATCTTTGTCATTGGTCTCTTATTCGTTGGTACCAATCTTGGTAGATTCCCAACTGGTATGGGTTTCATTTACACCATTGGTTTCCTTGGTTGTATCTCTGCAACTGGTCTCTTAATTGTAAACTATTGGTTACACTCCACAATGGATGTTACCCTCAAAAATTTAGCTTTATTAATGATTCCATTAGTTTTCTTTGGTCATAAATCAATGAGTTATTATTCAAATCTTTCttcttcaaatattaaaaaagattaa